A stretch of Helicobacter pylori DNA encodes these proteins:
- a CDS encoding TolC family protein yields the protein MKKTTLFVLGLLFNSSLSAVDGVPKTEPSSLNLAEDSLPLNHPNAQKLSLKNAWARVLSNHEGLHAQEYAIKRASKMKLAAKLSFLPQIDLSAFYVYLSNPIKMDFASQKQPGVQKATNQIHQGLQNIQQNIPPQVLTPQIQAGMQGVMQGFGALSSTLEAPLLFSKQNVVIGALSIIYPLYMGGARFTMVRIADLMQKDANEVYRLKKLSTFQELVSVYYGMVLNAEVAETLEEVEKGHYKHFQNALKMQKVGQIARVETLGAQVAYDKAHIASVKAKDVLEVSQLSFNSILSSKDDLAPSSKLEIHTEKNLPDLSFFVSSTLNSYPVLKTLENQVQISKENTKLQIAKFLPQVSFFGSYIMKQNNSVFEDMIPSWFVGVAGRMPILSPTGRFQKYQASKLAELQASSEQIQAKKNMELLVNKTYKETLSYLKEYKSLLSSVELAKENLKLQEQAFLQGLSTNAQVIDARNTLSSIIVEQKSVAYKYIVSLANLMALSDHIDLFYEFVY from the coding sequence ATGAAAAAAACAACCCTCTTTGTATTGGGCTTATTATTCAATAGCTCTTTAAGCGCTGTTGATGGAGTTCCTAAAACCGAGCCTTCTTCTTTGAATTTGGCTGAAGATAGCCTGCCTTTGAACCACCCTAACGCTCAAAAACTCTCTTTAAAAAACGCATGGGCTAGGGTGTTATCCAATCATGAAGGCTTGCATGCGCAAGAATACGCCATTAAGCGAGCGAGTAAAATGAAATTAGCGGCCAAGCTTTCTTTTTTGCCTCAAATTGATTTGAGCGCGTTTTACGTGTATCTTTCTAACCCCATTAAAATGGATTTTGCCAGCCAAAAACAACCGGGCGTGCAAAAAGCCACCAACCAGATCCATCAAGGCTTGCAAAACATCCAGCAAAATATCCCCCCTCAAGTATTAACCCCTCAAATCCAAGCGGGCATGCAAGGGGTGATGCAAGGTTTTGGGGCTTTGAGCAGCACTTTAGAAGCCCCCTTATTGTTTTCTAAGCAAAATGTCGTGATTGGGGCGTTGAGCATTATTTACCCCCTTTATATGGGTGGGGCAAGATTCACGATGGTGCGCATTGCGGATTTGATGCAAAAAGACGCCAATGAAGTGTATCGTTTGAAAAAGCTTTCCACTTTTCAAGAGCTTGTGAGCGTGTATTATGGCATGGTGTTAAACGCAGAAGTGGCTGAAACTTTAGAAGAGGTAGAAAAAGGCCATTATAAGCATTTCCAAAACGCTTTAAAAATGCAAAAAGTAGGGCAAATCGCTAGGGTAGAAACCTTAGGCGCTCAAGTGGCTTATGATAAGGCCCATATCGCTAGCGTTAAGGCTAAAGACGTGTTAGAAGTTTCGCAGCTCTCGTTCAATTCCATTTTATCTAGCAAGGACGATCTAGCGCCTTCAAGCAAATTAGAGATCCACACCGAGAAAAATCTGCCCGATCTGAGCTTTTTTGTTTCTTCCACGCTCAATTCCTACCCGGTTTTAAAGACTTTAGAAAACCAGGTTCAAATTTCTAAAGAAAACACCAAACTACAGATCGCTAAATTCTTGCCCCAAGTGAGTTTTTTTGGCTCTTATATCATGAAACAAAACAATTCGGTGTTTGAAGACATGATCCCTAGTTGGTTTGTGGGCGTGGCGGGGCGCATGCCCATACTCTCCCCCACAGGGCGTTTCCAAAAATACCAAGCGAGCAAATTAGCGGAGTTGCAAGCCAGTAGCGAACAAATCCAAGCTAAAAAAAACATGGAATTATTAGTGAATAAGACTTATAAAGAGACGCTTTCTTATTTGAAAGAATACAAAAGCCTGCTTTCTAGCGTGGAATTAGCCAAGGAAAATTTAAAACTCCAAGAGCAGGCTTTTTTACAAGGTTTAAGCACCAACGCTCAAGTCATTGATGCGAGAAACACGCTTTCTTCTATCATCGTGGAGCAAAAAAGCGTGGCTTATAAATACATCGTTTCATTAGCGAATTTAATGGCGTTAAGCGATCACATTGATTTATTTTATGAATTTGTTTATTAA
- a CDS encoding HlyD family secretion protein, producing MSNSMLDKNKAILTGGGALLLGLIVLFYLAYRPKAEVLQGFLEAREYSVSSKVPGRIEKVFVKKGDHIKKGDLVFSISSPELEAKLAQAEAGHKAAKALSDEVKRGSRDETINSARDVWQAAKSQATLAKETYKRVQDLYDNGVASLQKRDEAYAAYESTKYNESAAYQKYKMALGGASSESKIAAKAKESAALGQVNEVESYLKDVKATAPIDGEVSNVLLSGGELSPKGFPVVLMIDLKDSWLKISVPEKYLNEFKVGKEFEGYIPALKKSAKFRVKYLSVMGDFATWKATNNSNTYDMKSYEVEAIPLEELENFRVGMSVLVTIKP from the coding sequence ATGTCAAACAGCATGTTGGATAAAAATAAAGCGATTCTTACAGGGGGTGGGGCTTTATTATTAGGGCTAATCGTGCTTTTTTATTTAGCTTATCGCCCTAAGGCTGAAGTGCTGCAAGGGTTTTTGGAGGCCAGAGAATACAGCGTGAGCTCCAAAGTCCCTGGCCGCATTGAAAAGGTGTTTGTTAAAAAAGGCGATCACATTAAAAAAGGCGATTTGGTTTTTAGCATTTCTAGCCCTGAATTAGAAGCCAAGCTCGCTCAAGCTGAAGCCGGGCATAAAGCCGCTAAAGCGCTTAGCGATGAAGTCAAAAGAGGCTCAAGAGACGAAACGATCAATTCTGCAAGAGACGTTTGGCAAGCGGCAAAATCTCAAGCGACTTTAGCCAAAGAGACTTATAAGCGCGTTCAAGATTTGTATGATAATGGCGTGGCAAGCTTGCAAAAGCGCGATGAAGCCTATGCGGCTTATGAAAGCACTAAATACAACGAGAGCGCGGCTTACCAAAAGTATAAAATGGCTTTAGGGGGGGCGAGCTCTGAAAGTAAGATTGCCGCTAAGGCTAAAGAGAGCGCGGCTTTAGGGCAAGTGAATGAAGTGGAGTCTTATTTAAAAGATGTCAAAGCTACAGCCCCAATTGATGGGGAAGTGAGTAACGTGCTTTTAAGCGGTGGCGAGCTTAGCCCTAAGGGCTTTCCTGTGGTGCTCATGATTGATTTAAAGGATAGTTGGTTAAAAATCAGCGTGCCTGAAAAGTATTTGAACGAGTTTAAAGTGGGTAAGGAATTTGAAGGCTATATCCCAGCGTTGAAAAAAAGCGCGAAATTCAGGGTCAAATATTTGAGCGTGATGGGGGATTTTGCGACTTGGAAAGCGACGAATAATTCCAACACTTACGACATGAAAAGCTATGAAGTGGAGGCCATACCCTTAGAAGAGTTGGAAAATTTTAGGGTAGGGATGAGCGTGTTGGTTACCATTAAACCTTAA
- a CDS encoding ABC transporter permease, whose translation MISAWVLQDKFLFVVCFILPFCLGVLGTQIFKQETPRQLPIVVVDLDKTTTSHQVAFELGATSALQIKYQVTSLLEAKRFLNSAEAYGALVLPRDLEKKIKMGRKVDLPFYYNAEYVLVGKTLKNAFLQTALTLDAKTLATKALVRDSNLISAKAQAMPIVLKLHALYNEENNYTQYLLSVMLPCMWLIFIAIGMLNFIQKISNMRELLISILANACVFSFWGMGMAFYFNLIGMEGHYAHLSLVFLAVVLMTLIMSGFVVLVYGVSKSAIETAGAIGVYTAPSFAFAGVTYPQNNMEIFGSFWSHCLPISHFMRFFLQEAYYKTDLTESLNSLMPLLFFLIFLALGLLVFYFSFKKDKASA comes from the coding sequence TTGATAAGCGCATGGGTTTTACAAGACAAGTTCTTGTTTGTCGTGTGTTTTATATTGCCTTTTTGTTTAGGGGTTTTAGGCACGCAAATCTTTAAACAAGAGACCCCAAGACAGCTCCCTATCGTGGTGGTGGATTTGGATAAGACCACTACAAGCCATCAAGTGGCGTTTGAATTAGGTGCAACGAGCGCGCTTCAAATCAAATACCAGGTTACTAGCCTTTTAGAAGCCAAACGCTTTTTAAACTCCGCTGAAGCGTATGGGGCGTTAGTTTTGCCTAGAGATTTAGAGAAAAAAATCAAAATGGGGCGAAAGGTGGATTTGCCCTTTTATTATAACGCTGAGTACGTTTTAGTGGGCAAAACGCTCAAAAACGCCTTTTTGCAAACCGCTTTGACCTTAGACGCTAAAACCTTAGCCACCAAAGCTTTAGTGCGAGATTCCAATTTGATTTCCGCTAAAGCCCAAGCAATGCCTATTGTTTTGAAATTGCATGCCCTATACAATGAAGAAAACAATTACACGCAATACCTTTTAAGCGTGATGCTGCCTTGCATGTGGCTCATTTTTATTGCGATTGGCATGCTCAATTTCATTCAAAAAATCTCTAACATGCGAGAGCTTTTAATCAGTATTTTAGCGAATGCGTGCGTGTTTAGCTTTTGGGGGATGGGCATGGCGTTTTATTTTAATCTCATTGGCATGGAGGGGCATTATGCACACTTGTCATTGGTCTTTTTAGCGGTAGTCTTGATGACGCTCATTATGAGCGGGTTTGTGGTGCTAGTTTATGGCGTTTCAAAAAGCGCTATTGAAACCGCTGGTGCGATTGGGGTCTATACCGCTCCAAGCTTTGCGTTTGCTGGGGTGACTTACCCGCAAAACAACATGGAAATTTTTGGGAGTTTTTGGAGCCATTGCTTGCCCATTAGCCATTTTATGAGATTCTTTTTACAAGAGGCCTATTATAAGACGGATTTAACAGAATCTTTAAATTCTTTAATGCCCCTTTTGTTCTTTTTAATCTTTTTAGCCTTAGGGCTTTTGGTTTTTTATTTTTCTTTTAAAAAAGACAAGGCTAGTGCATGA
- a CDS encoding ABC transporter permease: MNFFKILLMELRAIVSHKGVLLILIGAPLIYGLLYPLPYLKDIVTQQKIALVDEDNSFLSRQLAFMAQSSNELEIAFFSPSMLEAKKLLKEEKIYGILHIPSHFEANIYKQVPVTIDFYANANYFLIYGALANAVVESINALNDKIRFKRNAQIEEAELGTDGIKIKPIALYNPSEGYLNYALSSVFIFILHQVMLIASSMFTSSRRLELALLDKKQIALRLCARLLVFMGAFSVFILWYFGALFSFYGIERHGSALMVFLNSLIFMLATLSLGSFLGAWIKNEAHTTQIVLISSLPLIFMMGFVWPFESLPSYLQVFVQIVPAYHGISLLGRLNQMHAEFIDVSVHFYALIAIFIVSFIGCVFKLSSLKKACENA; the protein is encoded by the coding sequence ATGAATTTTTTTAAAATCCTTTTAATGGAGTTAAGAGCCATTGTTTCTCATAAGGGCGTTTTATTGATCCTTATAGGCGCTCCTTTAATCTATGGCTTGCTTTATCCCTTGCCTTATTTGAAAGACATCGTAACGCAGCAAAAAATCGCCCTTGTAGATGAAGACAATTCATTTCTTTCTAGGCAATTAGCCTTCATGGCGCAAAGCTCCAACGAGTTAGAAATCGCTTTTTTTAGCCCCTCTATGCTGGAAGCTAAAAAGCTTTTAAAAGAAGAAAAAATTTATGGGATCTTACACATTCCCTCTCATTTTGAAGCCAATATTTATAAACAAGTGCCTGTAACGATAGATTTTTATGCGAACGCCAATTACTTTTTGATTTATGGCGCCTTAGCGAATGCGGTGGTGGAGAGCATCAACGCCTTAAATGATAAAATAAGGTTCAAACGCAACGCCCAAATAGAAGAAGCTGAATTAGGGACAGACGGGATTAAGATTAAGCCTATCGCTTTGTATAACCCTAGTGAGGGGTATTTGAATTACGCACTCTCTAGCGTGTTTATTTTCATCTTGCACCAGGTGATGCTCATTGCAAGCAGCATGTTTACTAGCTCCAGGCGTTTGGAATTAGCCCTTTTAGACAAGAAACAAATCGCTTTAAGGCTGTGCGCAAGACTCTTGGTGTTCATGGGGGCGTTTAGCGTTTTTATTTTATGGTATTTTGGGGCGCTGTTTTCTTTTTATGGGATCGAACGGCATGGGAGTGCTTTAATGGTGTTTTTGAACAGCTTGATTTTCATGCTTGCAACCTTGAGTTTGGGGTCGTTTTTAGGGGCATGGATTAAAAATGAAGCCCACACCACTCAAATCGTTTTGATTTCTTCTTTGCCCTTGATTTTTATGATGGGTTTTGTGTGGCCTTTTGAATCCTTGCCCTCTTATTTACAGGTTTTTGTTCAAATAGTGCCTGCTTATCATGGGATCAGTTTGTTAGGGCGATTGAATCAAATGCATGCGGAATTTATAGATGTTTCTGTGCATTTTTATGCGCTTATTGCGATTTTTATCGTGAGTTTTATAGGGTGCGTATTCAAACTCAGCTCTTTAAAGAAAGCTTGTGAAAACGCTTAA
- a CDS encoding YigZ family protein, translated as MKTLKNLITSKHQTKASRFLGYLMPFSDFEKTLTALKKEHFKAAHFVTAFRYSLEGKITEGFSDDGEPKGSSGMPMLSVLRREDLINIGLVSVRYFGGTLLGVGGLMKAYATSALLCVENAQRENALKDFVELETLSAHYSYKELDALQREIKKFSLQLSKKNFSSQSVEVEISGERENLQAFLQQNKIN; from the coding sequence GTGAAAACGCTTAAAAACCTCATCACCTCCAAGCACCAGACTAAAGCATCTCGCTTTTTAGGCTATCTCATGCCCTTTAGCGATTTTGAAAAAACCCTCACGGCTTTGAAAAAAGAGCATTTTAAAGCCGCGCATTTTGTAACGGCGTTCCGCTATTCTTTAGAGGGCAAAATCACGGAGGGTTTTAGCGATGATGGCGAGCCTAAAGGGAGTTCAGGCATGCCTATGCTTAGCGTTTTAAGGCGAGAGGATTTAATCAATATAGGATTAGTGAGCGTGCGTTATTTTGGAGGCACGCTTTTAGGGGTTGGGGGCTTGATGAAAGCTTATGCCACTAGTGCGTTATTGTGCGTAGAAAACGCTCAAAGAGAAAACGCTTTGAAGGATTTTGTGGAGTTGGAAACTTTAAGCGCTCATTATTCTTACAAAGAATTAGACGCTCTTCAGCGTGAAATTAAGAAATTTAGCTTACAATTAAGCAAAAAGAATTTTTCAAGTCAAAGCGTGGAAGTGGAAATCAGCGGCGAAAGAGAAAATTTGCAAGCGTTTTTACAACAAAATAAGATAAATTAG
- the hemJ gene encoding protoporphyrinogen oxidase HemJ → MGFLNGYFLWVKAFHVIAVISWMAALFYLPRLFVYHAENAHKKEFVGVVKIQEKKLYSFIASPAMGFTLITGILMLLIEPTLFKSGGWLHAKLALVILLLAYHFYCKKCMRELEKDPTRRNARFYRVFNEIPTILMILIVILVVVKPF, encoded by the coding sequence ATGGGATTTTTGAATGGGTATTTTTTATGGGTTAAGGCTTTCCATGTGATAGCGGTCATTTCGTGGATGGCGGCGTTATTTTATTTGCCACGCCTTTTTGTCTATCATGCCGAAAACGCGCATAAAAAAGAGTTTGTAGGAGTGGTTAAAATCCAAGAAAAAAAGCTTTATTCCTTTATCGCTTCACCAGCTATGGGTTTCACGCTTATTACAGGGATTTTAATGCTGTTGATAGAGCCCACGCTCTTTAAAAGTGGGGGTTGGTTGCATGCTAAATTGGCTTTAGTAATCTTACTTTTAGCCTATCATTTTTATTGCAAGAAATGCATGCGCGAGCTAGAAAAAGACCCTACAAGAAGAAACGCAAGGTTTTATCGCGTGTTTAATGAAATACCCACGATTTTAATGATTCTCATTGTGATCTTAGTGGTTGTCAAGCCTTTTTAA
- the ubiE gene encoding bifunctional demethylmenaquinone methyltransferase/2-methoxy-6-polyprenyl-1,4-benzoquinol methylase UbiE, with protein sequence MKKENRLKQEKIINMFDDIASSYDQANRLMSFGLDVKWRQRACEHAFLFLENKKALRLVDVACGTGDMLVAWQKSALNCGIEFKECLGIDPSNNMLELAIKKCEELENKASFIQAQAKDLKGVENNSVDILSIAYGLRNIVERQEALKEFFRVLKPRGVLVILEFLKKDNPTWLDKISGFYTNKVLPLVGGTISKNYGAYSYLPQSIEGFLSLEGLKHELKNAGFEILRTEDSIAQISTTMLVRKS encoded by the coding sequence ATGAAAAAAGAAAATCGCCTCAAGCAAGAAAAAATCATCAACATGTTTGATGATATAGCCAGCTCTTACGATCAAGCCAACCGCTTGATGAGTTTTGGATTAGACGTTAAATGGCGCCAAAGGGCTTGCGAGCATGCGTTTTTGTTTTTGGAGAATAAAAAAGCGTTAAGGCTTGTGGATGTGGCATGCGGGACGGGGGATATGCTTGTGGCTTGGCAAAAAAGCGCTTTAAATTGCGGCATAGAGTTTAAGGAATGTTTGGGGATTGATCCCTCTAATAACATGCTTGAATTAGCCATTAAAAAATGTGAAGAGCTTGAAAACAAAGCTTCTTTCATTCAGGCTCAAGCCAAAGATTTAAAGGGCGTTGAAAATAACAGCGTGGATATCCTCTCCATTGCGTATGGCTTGCGTAATATCGTGGAAAGACAAGAAGCTTTAAAAGAGTTTTTTAGGGTGTTAAAGCCTAGGGGCGTTTTAGTGATTTTAGAATTTTTAAAAAAAGACAACCCCACATGGCTGGATAAAATCTCAGGGTTTTACACGAATAAGGTTTTGCCTTTAGTGGGAGGGACTATCAGTAAGAATTATGGCGCTTATTCTTATTTACCGCAATCCATTGAGGGGTTTTTGAGTTTAGAAGGTTTGAAACATGAATTAAAAAACGCAGGGTTTGAGATTTTAAGGACTGAAGATTCTATCGCTCAAATTTCAACGACCATGCTTGTTAGAAAAAGCTAA
- a CDS encoding exodeoxyribonuclease VII small subunit — protein sequence MQDELFETEKIPPKNTKNAKNAPKKSFEEHVHSLEQAIDRLNDPNLSLKDGMDLYKTAMQELFLAQKLLENAYLEYEKLQTPDKKA from the coding sequence ATGCAAGATGAATTATTTGAAACCGAAAAAATCCCCCCAAAAAACACTAAAAACGCTAAAAACGCCCCTAAAAAAAGCTTTGAAGAGCATGTTCATTCCCTAGAGCAAGCCATAGATCGCTTGAATGATCCTAACTTGTCTTTAAAAGACGGGATGGATTTGTATAAAACGGCCATGCAAGAGTTGTTTTTGGCTCAAAAGCTTTTAGAAAACGCTTATTTGGAGTATGAAAAACTCCAAACGCCAGACAAAAAGGCTTAA
- a CDS encoding carbon-nitrogen hydrolase family protein encodes MRVFALQLESFKETLMQSLFNSIPKQSVVVLPEYVINPFFHHNMGLDLNEISAQSARSVEFLSQKCEELDLIISAPVLLEENSKIYKKIALISKENIQYYAQQRLIPYPHWDEESFFDNEKSAFKELLVFERDGLRIAPLFGFEAHFDEIWVQAKNQGVDVVLLSSVATFESNERWRLLCQMRAFCASCVVVRANRIGAYRQIIVEEDQKNEFLWKFYGDSFVALPNGTIEDSLEGKMGALSAQMDKNEIDEWAKLWHFRTIKEG; translated from the coding sequence ATGCGAGTGTTTGCTTTGCAATTAGAGTCTTTTAAAGAAACCCTCATGCAATCCTTATTCAACTCCATACCCAAGCAAAGCGTGGTGGTGTTGCCTGAATACGTGATCAACCCCTTTTTCCACCATAACATGGGATTGGATTTGAATGAAATCAGTGCACAGTCTGCACGATCGGTTGAGTTTTTGTCTCAAAAATGCGAAGAATTGGATTTGATCATTTCAGCCCCGGTGCTTTTAGAAGAAAATTCTAAAATCTATAAAAAAATCGCTCTCATTTCTAAGGAAAATATCCAGTATTACGCGCAACAACGCTTAATCCCCTATCCACACTGGGATGAAGAGAGCTTTTTTGACAATGAGAAAAGCGCTTTTAAAGAATTGCTCGTCTTTGAAAGAGACGGCTTAAGAATCGCCCCTTTGTTTGGCTTTGAAGCGCATTTTGATGAAATATGGGTTCAGGCTAAAAATCAGGGCGTGGATGTGGTGCTTTTAAGCAGCGTGGCCACTTTTGAATCCAATGAAAGGTGGCGGCTTTTGTGCCAGATGCGTGCTTTTTGCGCTTCTTGCGTGGTGGTTAGGGCTAATAGGATCGGAGCGTATCGCCAGATCATTGTAGAAGAAGATCAAAAAAACGAATTTTTGTGGAAATTTTATGGGGATAGTTTTGTGGCTTTGCCTAATGGCACCATTGAAGATTCTTTAGAGGGTAAAATGGGGGCTTTGAGCGCTCAAATGGATAAAAATGAAATTGATGAATGGGCTAAATTGTGGCATTTTAGAACGATTAAAGAGGGTTGA
- the serS gene encoding serine--tRNA ligase, which yields MIDRKLLLQDFDRVALSLKKRNHAMGDELERLREVITHYKKRLIELEGLQAFQNKVSKEFGIKMAQKMDTSDLKKELENNKIKLNDLSKSVGELEQQIDLKLSIIPNLVDEKTPLGVNEEDNIEIKKILTPRNFTFKPKEHFELAQQNGWIDFESGVKLAKSRFSVIRGFGAKIYRALIYLMLDFNEKNGFEIVYTPALVNEKMLFGTGQLPKFKEDVFKIENENLYLIPTAEVTLTNLYNDTIISVENLPIKMTAHTPCFRSEAGSAGKDTRGMIRQHQFDKVELVAITHPKESDAMQECMLESASEILKALELPHRFVQLCSGDLGFSASNTIDIEVWLPGQNCYREISSVSNTRDFQARRAKIRFKENQKNQLAHTLNGSSLAVGRTMVALMENHQQADGSIHIPKALEKYL from the coding sequence ATGATTGATAGAAAACTTTTATTGCAAGATTTTGACAGGGTGGCTCTTTCTTTAAAAAAGCGTAACCATGCGATGGGTGATGAATTAGAGCGTTTGCGCGAAGTCATCACGCATTATAAAAAGCGACTCATTGAATTAGAAGGCTTGCAAGCCTTTCAAAACAAGGTTTCTAAAGAATTTGGTATCAAAATGGCTCAAAAAATGGATACAAGCGATCTCAAAAAAGAGCTAGAAAACAATAAAATCAAACTGAATGATCTTTCTAAAAGCGTGGGCGAATTGGAGCAACAAATTGATTTGAAGCTTTCCATAATCCCTAATTTAGTGGATGAAAAAACCCCTTTAGGCGTGAATGAAGAAGACAACATAGAAATTAAAAAAATCCTAACCCCAAGAAATTTTACTTTCAAACCCAAAGAGCATTTTGAACTCGCTCAACAAAATGGCTGGATTGATTTTGAAAGCGGCGTGAAACTCGCCAAAAGCCGTTTTTCGGTCATTAGGGGTTTTGGGGCGAAAATTTATCGCGCACTCATTTATTTGATGTTGGATTTTAATGAAAAAAATGGCTTTGAAATCGTCTACACGCCGGCGTTAGTGAATGAAAAAATGCTTTTTGGGACTGGGCAATTACCCAAATTCAAAGAAGATGTTTTTAAAATAGAAAATGAAAATTTGTATTTGATCCCCACCGCTGAAGTAACGCTCACCAATCTCTACAACGACACCATTATTAGCGTTGAAAACCTCCCCATTAAAATGACCGCGCACACGCCTTGTTTCAGGAGCGAAGCAGGGAGCGCTGGCAAGGATACAAGGGGGATGATAAGACAGCACCAGTTTGATAAAGTAGAACTAGTGGCTATCACGCACCCTAAAGAAAGCGATGCGATGCAAGAGTGCATGCTAGAGAGCGCGAGCGAAATTTTAAAGGCTTTGGAATTACCACACCGGTTTGTGCAATTGTGCAGCGGGGATTTAGGCTTTAGTGCGAGCAACACGATAGATATTGAAGTGTGGCTGCCTGGGCAAAATTGTTACAGAGAGATCAGCTCCGTGTCTAACACGAGGGATTTTCAGGCTAGGCGTGCCAAAATCCGCTTCAAAGAAAATCAAAAAAACCAATTAGCGCACACCTTAAACGGCTCTTCTTTAGCGGTAGGAAGGACGATGGTCGCTTTAATGGAAAACCACCAGCAAGCGGATGGGAGCATCCATATTCCTAAGGCGTTAGAAAAATACCTTTAA